The Leptospira koniambonensis sequence AACTTTTTCTCTCCCTGGAAAAGTCCGCAGTCGATCAGAATTGTTTTACCGAAAGCTTTTACTAAATATTTAGAACCAGTAACAGTTCCTACTCCCCCTAAAAATTGCAAACTAGCCAGACGATCCTCTATCTGCTTCTCCACTTTATATTCCTCTTTTGACGTGATCCTTCCTGGTAAGCCAGAAAGAGAGAAGAATAAGTAAATTTCTTTCTTAAGTCAATGGTTGAGATGGGATACGGGGAAATCCGTTCTTAAACGGTAAAATTACAGGGTGAAACTATAGAAGTTCTTTGATCTTGGAGATATACTTTCTTCCCACAGGAAGTTGTGTTTCGTCCTCGTCTTTTAAATGAACTGAATAATTTCCCATATTATCACTTTGTAAATGAGATAACTTTTCCAGATTAATTATATATTGTTTATATATTCTTAAAAACTTGCCTGGTGGAAGTTTTTGTTCCAGACTTTTCAAAGATTTGTAAGTTACATATTGTCTTTTTTCAGTATGGACCACACTAAAATTATCTCTGGAAGAGATATAAATGATCTCCCCATAAGGAATTAGAAAATGATTTTCCTTTTCTAAAATAAAAAGCCCATGTTCATTAAAAACATTTTTGGAAGGTTTGTCTGCATCATTTCCCAAAATTTCCAAGGCACGATCCACCGCCTTAAAAAATCTTTCTTTAGAAAATGGTTTGAGAAGATAATCGATTACACCGAATTCAAATGCTTCGATCGCCTTATCTCTTAGTGCAGTGATAAAAATAATATAAGGAGGATTTTCCAGTCTTTCTAAAATATCTAAACCAGATAGAATGGGAAGATTGATGTCTAAAAACGCAAGATGGAACTCTTCGTTTTGAAGATATTCAAGAGCTTCTTCTCCATCTTTTGCGACTTTTACTAATTTTAATTCAGGCCTGGCTAAACAATAATTTACGAGTAACTCCCTAGTAGGAGCCTCGTCCTCAACAATTAATGTTTTCCATTCTGTCATCTTGCTAATTTTTCGCGGATTTAAAACCGATCGTGACGATCGCGCCACCCTCTGGATGATTTTCAATTTTTACTTCTGAATCGTAAAGATAAAATTTCAGACGTTCAGAGATGTTTGCGATACTTCTGGAATGAATATTTGCGTCACTCAGTCCTTTTCCATTATCTCGTATGGTCACTAAAGTTTTTCCATCTTGAATAGAAGCTTTTACGATAATTTTCCCTTTTCCCTTTCTATCTCTTAAACCGTGAATATAAGAATTTTCCACAAGAGGCTGCAAGGTCAAAGGAGGTATTTGACATTGTTTAAAATTTCCCAATTTTTCAGATTCCACTTCCAAGAAGTCGGAAAATCTGAGTTTCAGAAGTTGGAGATAATTTTCCATAAATTCCCATTCTATATCAAATGGAACAAGCTGTTGGTTAGCCTGGTCCATTAGAAATCTATAATTATCTGCAAGCATTAGTATGGCAGAATCTGCAAGTCCAGGATTTGTCTGCAAATAAGAATGGATAATACTTAATGTGTTAAAAAGAAAATGAGGGCTCATCCTATCTTGTAGGATTTTCAAATTATTCTCTGCGTGTCTGGCCTTCTCTTCAGTTTCTTTTCTTTCAGTGATATCGTTTCGGATCGCCAAATATTGGTAAGGTTTTCCATTACTGTCCAAGATAGGAGAAATGGTTGTATCTACCCAATAATATCTTCCATCTTTTGCTTTATTCTTAATCTCACCTTTCCAAATTTTTCCTTTGGCGATCGTCTTCCATAGATCTGTAAAAAAATCCTTAGGATGGTAGCCTGAGTTGATGATTCGATGGTTATGGCCTAAAAGTTCGTCGCGAGAATAACCACTGATATCGCAGAAGTTCTGGTTCACATAAATGATCGTCCCGGCCTTATCGGTGATCGCAACGATGGAAACAGCATTTAGTGCAGTTTGAAAATCAGAAAGTTCTTTTAAAGAACTTGTTAATTCCCTTTCTATCTCTTTCGTTCTTGTGATATCTACTCCCACAAACCAATTTGTGGAACCAAAAAGAGGAAATTCTGAAGATATATTAGAAAGGGAGACTAACTTGGATTTTCCTTCTTTGGAAATTAGATCCAGTTCCCAATTTTTAAACTCAGAGTTTAGAAGTTCAGGATTGAATGCAGAAGATTCCCCTTCTTCTTTTATCTGGATCAGATTTTTAAAGGAAAAATTTTTATCATTCAGAATTTCTTCGGAAGAGAATCCTAAAACTTTTTCACATTCATAGTTCCAGGAAACAGGCCTAAAGTTCTCATCTAAAGAAAAGAAGAGGATAGGCATATTATCTAAAACTTTTTTCAGTCTTCTTTCATTTTCCATGGATCTTTATATAATCGAACAAATCTTCGTTAGATTACGTAGTCCCAGTTCATCTGCAATCAAAATTATACTGAATACC is a genomic window containing:
- a CDS encoding LytR/AlgR family response regulator transcription factor, encoding MTEWKTLIVEDEAPTRELLVNYCLARPELKLVKVAKDGEEALEYLQNEEFHLAFLDINLPILSGLDILERLENPPYIIFITALRDKAIEAFEFGVIDYLLKPFSKERFFKAVDRALEILGNDADKPSKNVFNEHGLFILEKENHFLIPYGEIIYISSRDNFSVVHTEKRQYVTYKSLKSLEQKLPPGKFLRIYKQYIINLEKLSHLQSDNMGNYSVHLKDEDETQLPVGRKYISKIKELL
- a CDS encoding PAS domain S-box protein, coding for MENERRLKKVLDNMPILFFSLDENFRPVSWNYECEKVLGFSSEEILNDKNFSFKNLIQIKEEGESSAFNPELLNSEFKNWELDLISKEGKSKLVSLSNISSEFPLFGSTNWFVGVDITRTKEIERELTSSLKELSDFQTALNAVSIVAITDKAGTIIYVNQNFCDISGYSRDELLGHNHRIINSGYHPKDFFTDLWKTIAKGKIWKGEIKNKAKDGRYYWVDTTISPILDSNGKPYQYLAIRNDITERKETEEKARHAENNLKILQDRMSPHFLFNTLSIIHSYLQTNPGLADSAILMLADNYRFLMDQANQQLVPFDIEWEFMENYLQLLKLRFSDFLEVESEKLGNFKQCQIPPLTLQPLVENSYIHGLRDRKGKGKIIVKASIQDGKTLVTIRDNGKGLSDANIHSRSIANISERLKFYLYDSEVKIENHPEGGAIVTIGFKSAKN